One genomic segment of Erythrolamprus reginae isolate rEryReg1 chromosome 2, rEryReg1.hap1, whole genome shotgun sequence includes these proteins:
- the ATP5F1B gene encoding ATP synthase subunit beta, mitochondrial, whose protein sequence is MLGFASRRCASSASLLLRGARGASTPLQDLLQLRGGAVAAAAEARRNYAAQTAPAAKAGAVTGHIVAVIGAVVDVQFDDALPPILNALEVQGRDTRLVLEVAQHLGENTVRTIAMDGTEGLVRGQKVLDSGAPIRIPVGPETLGRIMNVIGEPIDERGPIKTKQFAAIHAEAPEFVEMSVEQEILVTGIKVVDLLAPYAKGGKIGLFGGAGVGKTVLIMELINNVAKAHGGYSVFAGVGERTREGNDLYHEMIESGVINLKDTTSKVALVYGQMNEPPGARARVALTGLTVAEYFRDQEGQDVLLFIDNIFRFTQAGSEVSALLGRIPSAVGYQPTLATDMGTMQERITTTRKGSITSVQAIYVPADDLTDPAPATTFAHLDATTVLSRAIAELGIYPAVDPLDSTSRIMDPNIVGQEHYDVARGVQKILQDYKSLQDIIAILGMDELSEEDKLTVARARKIQRFLSQPFQVAEVFTGHAGKLVPLKETIKGFQQILIGEYDHLPEQAFYMVGPIEEAVTKAEKLAEEHS, encoded by the exons GCCGAAACTATGCTGCACAAACAGCTCCTGCAGCTAAAGCTGGAGCTGTCACTGGACATATTGTGGCAGTCATTGGTGCTGTGGTTGATGTCCAGTTCGATGACGCCCTACCACCAATCCTCAATGCCCTTGAGGTGCAAGGCAGAGATACACGCTTGGTGCTAGAAGTGGCTCAGCATTTAG GTGAGAATACTGTTCGTACCATTGCTATGGATGGTACTGAAGGTTTGGTGAGAGGCCAAAAGGTTTTGGATTCTGGAGCACCAATCAGAATTCCTGTAGGACCTGAAACCCTTGGCAGAATCATGAATGTGATTGGAGAGCCAATAGATGAAAGAGGTCCAATAAAGACCAAACA GTTTGCTGCTATTCATGCTGAAGCACCTGAGTTTGTGGAAATGAGTGTTGAACAGGAAATCCTTGTCACTGGCATTAAAGTCGTGGACCTTCTTGCCCCATATGCAAAGGGTGGTAAAATTG GTCTGTTTGGTGGTGCTGGTGTAGGCAAGACTGTATTGATCATGGAGCTGATCAACAACGTTGCCAAAGCTCATGGTGGCTACTCAGTATTTGCTGGTGTTGGAGAAAGAACACGTGAAGGGAATGATTTGTACCATGAAATGATAGAGTCTGGTGTCATCAACTTGAAGGATACCACATCCAAG GTTGCTCTCGTTTATGGGCAGATGAATGAACCACCTGGTGCTCGTGCCAGAGTTGCTTTGACAGGCTTGACTGTTGCTGAATATTTCAGAGACCAGGAGGGTCAAGATGTGCTGCTCTTCATTGATAACATCTTCCGTTTCACACAGGCTGGATCTGAA GTATCTGCCTTGCTGGGTAGAATTCCCTCAGCTGTGGGTTACCAACCTACTTTGGCTACTGATATGGGTACCATGCAGGAGAGGATCACAACAACAAGAAAGGGATCTATCACCTCTGTGCAG GCCATCTATGTACCAGCTGATGACTTGACAGATCCAGCTCCTGCAACCACATTTGCCCACTTGGATGCCACCACTGTGCTGTCTCGTGCCATTGCAGAGCTGGGCATTTACCCAGCTGTAGATCCCCTGGACTCTACTTCACGTATCATGGATCCTAATATTGTGGGACAGGAGCATTATGATGTGGCCCGTGGGGTGCAGAAGATCTTGCAg GACTACAAGTCTCTCCAAGACATCATCGCTATTTTGGGTATGGATGAATTATCTGAAGAGGATAAGCTGACAGTGGCACGCGCCCGTAAGATCCAGAGATTTTTGTCCCAGCCCTTCCAGGTGGCTGAGGTTTTTACCGGCCATGCAGGCAAGCTGGTGCCTCTGAAAGAAACAATCAAAGGATTCCAACAGATTCTGATAG GAGAATATGACCATCTCCCAGAACAGGCTTTCTATATGGTGGGGCCCATTGAGGAAGCCGTGACCAAGGCTGAAAAGTTAGCTGAAGAACACTCATGA